Proteins encoded within one genomic window of Buteo buteo chromosome 30, bButBut1.hap1.1, whole genome shotgun sequence:
- the LOC142025821 gene encoding adenylate cyclase type 10-like, protein MTYGGGHCQVIVTTTMRAEGQSRTEAPGSLCNSHCVVRALMMASAWERNRYHSQLEKAAAFLPSLIAEDYLKIIGPVQAVQGVLLFADISGFTALTEKFIQRAGPDRGTDELAQTLNSYLCDILEEVLTFGGDILKFAGDAVLVLWRAPPQELAKTISLVLQCSRQIQRKYGNRDTHVGQKIQLKIGISAGPMDLLVVGSRRRQYFLIYGEALDAVCEAEELAHAGEVILSATSWELCEQHRLRTRRLAGKRAVKVTGMDPMSWSECQEALRKLVQHPRSHRLEGEGAMRPALLLPGGANAYDVLSKYISGAALGKLDDRVPLDLFSELRPVTSLFVQLRLTARISTVDIRTIIHDASRMMLEILCPHKGEINKIVLFDKGCMFLCVFGLGGEKLPYESIHALQSAIQIFTSCSTMLMEIEAVSVAVTSGMVFCGVTGHPLRHEYTVIGQKVNLAARMMVRYPGLVSCDAVTYASSRLPPYYFKELPERKMKGVGHPGTVYQYVGITKKSIFGMGLAKKRSEYAPLLGREKEIDLFGSCLKAYEDSGQRHILAFEGTMGSGKSHLLTELAYLGQAAGHRVVAMELLEVNVRQSFCAIRTLMARALGLQDSEPCGARQCTLQTKLRGTIEESSFCLLNDIFLVEFPVSDKVRKMRGIERKKELHSTWAKVLEKTIGGEFGIFVIDNAHFIDPASWSIMSPVLRNVSYFMVMSLAPGYARTEGFCKAAADNTTSQKITYLHLDELKPAAVVQEVCQNLGVDSISRDLARFLIQRSSGIPYYCKELLGCLLCNKMLLFRTRRRAEKAEDNWESLIIEASPLTATSSSSAGNDGTVCIIRPDVNPENTVLPTTLKEIALAQLDQIKPLKQTVLKFAAVIGPVFTTQLLSHILPDGIRHKMNCLLDMLVSDNILKWLKTTEVPEEVRDPTKGPGSSRQAESGVERPSPSKKTTERQSGVLVFCVPLLREAAYELWPERQRVALHRKCAAFLERHAHKCESCSRGDFVAFHRFAVTSTQEGGSSQGPAEQGDPHSWEALVLAGEQLKRDRTHTPEGRFLAKSEQTAELPSKTDRKHSGTCSCECKAIVESVLVPLARHYMAMGDAARAFYYLLESAAAYLHVSNSYMALMKLNEAEVLRNSLEKKANVIACFEEATFFSLKGEVCWHMGRMKLAKKMLREALSLLGRQFPRTSIGAFVKSQVEKLPCASYVARRASSLPQEARRKRLAWLLRQSCCLSLLEHLFSLEGTSSGRTFSRLAARMKANTDRAADSYRAADSCHR, encoded by the exons ATGACCTACGGAGGAGGTCACTGCCAGGTGATTGTGACCACCACCATGAGGGCAGAGGGCCAGTCCCGCACAGAGGCCCCGGGCTCACTGTGCAACTCGCACTGTGTGGTGAG GGCGCTGATGATGGCTTCTGCCTGGGAGAGGAACCGTTACCACTCAcagctggagaaagcagcagcttttctcccCAGTCTCATTGCTGAGGACTACCTCAAGATTATCGGTCCCGTTCAGGCTGTCCAAGGAGTGCTGCTCTTTGCGGATATTTCAG GTTTCACTGCTTTGACAGAGAAATTCATCCAGAGGGCTGGCCCAGACAGAGGCACTGATGAGCTGGCGCAAACCCTCAATTCCTACCTGTGTGACATTTTGGAGG AGGTGCTGACTTTTGGAGGAGACATCTTGAAGTTTGCTG GGGATGCTGTGCTGGTGCTGTGGAGAGCACCACCCCAGGAGCTGGCGAAGACCATCAGCCTGGTGCTGCAATGTAGCCGGCAGATCCAGAGGAAGTATGGGAATCGTGACACGCACGTGGGTCAGAAGATCCAGCTGAAGATAG GGATCTCTGCAGGGCCCATGGACCTCCTGGTAGTCGGAAGCAGGAGGCGGCAGTACTTCTTGATCTATGGCGAGGCCCTGGATGCAGTTTGTGAGGCCGAAGAGCTTGCGCATGCAGGTGAAGTAATCCTCTCGGCCACCTCCTGGGAGCTCTGTGAGCAGCACCGGCTCAGGACCAGGCGCCTTGCAGGCAAAAGAGCTGTGAAG GTTACAGGCATGGATCCGATGTCTTGGTCAGAATGCCAAGAGGCTTTACGCAAGCTTGTACAACACCCAAGGAGCCACCGCTTGGAAGGGGAAG gTGCCATGAGACCTGCTCTTCTCCTGCCCGGTGGCGCTAATGCGTACGACGTGCTTAGCAAGTACATATCAGGAGCTGCTCTCGGGAAG CTTGATGACAGAGTGCCGCTGGACCTCTTCTCTGAGCTACGGCCAGTCACCAGCCTCTTCGTCCAACTGCGGCTGACTGCCAGAATCAGCACGGTGGACATCCGCACCATCATCCACGATGCCAGCAGGATGATGCTAGAAATCCTCTGTCCTCACAAAGGCGAAATCAACAAAATCGTCCTGTTTGATAAA GGCTGCATGTTCCTCTGTGTGTTTGGCCTCGGTGGAGAAAAGCTGCCCTACGAGAGCATTCACGCCTTGCAGAGTGCTATTCAGATCTTCACTTCCTGCTCCACGATGCTGATGGAAATAGA GGCAGTGTCTGTTGCAGTTACCAGTGGGATGGTGTTCTGCGGAGTCACCGGCCACCCTCTGAGGCATGAATACACAG TTATTGGCCAGAAGGTGAATTTGGCAGCCCGGATGATGGTGCGCTACCCTGGGCTGGTGTCCTGTGATGCAGTGACCTATGCCTCCTCTCGGCTGCCCCCTTACTACTTCAAGGAGCTGCCGGAGAGAAAGATGAAAGGCGTCGGTCATCCTGGCACTGTCTATCAATATGTGGGGATCACCAAGAAGAG CATATTTGGCATGGGTCTTGCCAAGAAGAGGTCAGAGTACGCCCCCTTACTGG GTCGGGAGAAGGAGATTGACCTCTTTGGCAGCTGCTTGAAAGCCTATGAGGACTCAGGACAAAGGCACATCCTGGCATTTGAGGGCACGATGGGCTCCGGAAAGAGCCACTTACTTACCGAACTGGCCTATTTAGGCCAGGCTGCTGGGCACAG GGTAGTTGCCATGGAACTGCTAGAGGTCAACGTGAGGCAGTCCTTCTGTGCCATCCGTACGCTGATGGCCAGGGCCCTGGGCCTCCAGGACAGCGAACCGTGCGGTGCCAGGCAGTGCACGCTGCAGACAAAGCTCCGAGGGACAATTGAAGAGAGCAGCTTTTGTCTCCTCAATGACATTTTCCTTGTCGAG TTTCCCGTTTCGGACAAGGTTCGCAAGATGCGtggaattgaaagaaaaaaggagttgCACTCGACTTGGGCAAAAGTGCTGGAGAAG acCATTGGAGGAGAATTTGGCATTTTTGTCATCGACAATGCCCATTTCATCGACCCTGCCTCCTGGAGTATCATGTCACCCGTGCTCCGAAATGTCTCCTACTTCATGGTCATGAGCTTGGCGCCGGGCTACGCGAGAACAGAGGGcttttgcaaagctgcagcagaCAACACAACGTCCCAGAAAATCACCTATCTTCATCTGGATGAGCTGAAACCTGCAGCTGTGGTGCAGGAGGTCTGCCAGAACCTTGGAGTGGACAGCATCTCCAGGGATCTAGCGAG GTTCCTGATCCAAAGAAGCTCGGGGATCCCGTATTACTGCAaggagctgctgggctgccTTCTTTGCAACAAGATGCTCTTGTTCCGCACCCGGAGGCGGGCTGAAAAAGCAGAGGACAACTGGGAGAGCCTGATCA TTGAGGCTTCACCCCTCACAGCAACCTCGAGCTCCAGTGCGGGGAACGATGGCACGGTCTGCATCATCAGACCAGACGTGAACCCGGAGAACACGGTGCTGCCCACCACCTTGAAAG AGATTGCGCTGGCCCAGCTGGACCAGATAAAGCCACTGAAGCAGACGGTTTTGAAGTTTGCAGCTGTCATCGGGCCAGTGTTTACCACCCAGCTGCTGTCACACATCCTTCCTGATGGCATCAGGCACAAGATGAATTGCTTGTTGGACATGCTGGTGAGCGACAACATCCTTAAGTGGCTGAAGACCACAGAGGTGCCAGAAGAGGTCCGAGATCCTACCAAGGGGCCAGGCAGCTCTCGGCAGGCAGAGAGTG GTGTGGAGAGACCCTCTCCAAGCAAGAAGACCACGGAGCGGCAGTCTGGCGTGCTGGTCTTCTGTGTCCCACTGCTGCGGGAGGCTGCCTACGAGCTGTGGCCCGAGAGACAGCGGGTTGCCTTGCACCGCAAGTGCGCCGCCTTCCTGGAGCGGCACGCGCACAAATGCGAGAGCTGCAGCCGAGGGGACTTTGTTGCCTTCCACCGCTTTGCTGTCACCAGCacccaggagggagggagcagtcAGGGCCCTGCTGAGCAGGGCGACCCTCACAGCTGGGAGGCcttggtgctggcaggagaacAGCTGAAGAGGGATAGGACTCACACCCCTGAGG GACGGTTTCTGGCAAAGAGTGAACagacagctgagctgcccaGCAAGACCGACAGGAAGCACAGCGGTACCTGCTCATGTGAATGCAAAGCCATCGTGGAATCGGTGCTCGTGCCTTTGGCTCGCCACTACATGGCGATGGGCGATGCTGCCAGAGCCTTCTACTACCTTCTGGAGTCTGCGGCTGCCTACCTGCATGTGTCCAACAGCTACATG GCCCTCATGAAGCTGAACGAAGCGGAGGTCCTGAGGAACTCACTAGAGAAGAAGGCAAATGTGATAGCCTGCTTTGAAGAGGCCACCTTCTTCAGCCTCAAAGGGGAG gTCTGCTGGCATATGGGGCGCATGAAGCTGGCAAAGAAAATGCTCAGGGAGGCTTTGAGCCTGCTCGGAAGACAATTCCCCCGGACCTCCATTGGAGCCTTTGTCAAGTCTCAGGTGGAAAAGTTGCCGTGTGCCTCTTATGTTGCCAGAAGAGCATCCTCCCTTCCGCAGGAGGCCCG gaggaagaggctaGCCTGGCTGCTGCGGCAGAGCTGCTGTCTTTCCTTACTGGAGCACCTCTTCAGCCTGGAGGGCACTTCCAGTGGACGGACGTTCTCCCGCCTGGCAGCGCGCATGAAGGCCAACACGGACAGGGCAGCGGACTCCTACCGGGCAGCAGACTCCTGCCACAGATAG